Within Streptomyces sp. NBC_00704, the genomic segment CTGCTCAACGCCACCGACCCGCGGTTCGTGATGCCCCTGTTCCACGCGGCGCGCGCCGGCGGGGCCCGCTATGTCGACATGGCGATGTCGCTGTCCCGGCCGCATCCGGAGCGCCCGTACGAGGAGTGCGGTGTGCGGCTCGGCGACGCGCAGTTCGCCGAGGCCGACGAGTGGGCCGAGGCGGGCGCCCTCGCCCTGGTCGGCATGGGCGTCGAACCGGGACTGTCGGACGTCTTCGCCCGGTACGCCGCCGACGAACTCTTCGACGAGATCGAGGAGATCGGCGTCCGCGACGGGGCGAACCTCACCGTCGAGGGCCACGACTTCGCGCCCTCCTTCAGCATCTGGACCACGATCGAGGAGTGCCTGAACCCCCCGGTGGTCTACGAGGCCGACCGCGGCTGGTTCACCACCGAGCCCTTCAGCGAGCCCGAGGTGTTCGACTTCCCCGAGGGCATCGGGCCGGTGGAGTGCGTGAACGTCGAGCACGAGGAGGTGCTGCTCGTGCCGCGCTGGGTGAAGGCGCGCAGGGTCACCTTCAAGTACGGCCTGGGCGGCGAGTTCGTCGAGACCCTCAAGACGCTGCACCGGCTGGGGCTGGACCGCACCGCGCCGGTGACGGTGCCGGGTGAGCGGGGGCCGGTGTCCGTCTCGCCGCGTGACGTGGTGGCCGCCTGTCTGCCCGACCCGGCGACGCTGGGCGAGTTGATGCACGGCAAGACCTGCGCGGGCACCTGGGTGCGGGGCATCAAGGACGGCGCGCCGCGCGAGGTGTACCTCTACCACGTGGTCGACAACCAGTGGTCCATGGCCGAGTACGGCAGCCAGGCCGTCGTGTGGCAGACGGCCCTGAACCCGGTGGTGGCCCTGGAGTTGCTCGCCGGCGGAGCCTGGTCCGGCGTGGGCGTGCTGGGCCCCGAGGCGTTCCCCGCCCGGCCCTTCCTCGACCTGCTGACGGAGTACGGCTCCCCGTGGGGCCTGCGGGAGCAGTGAACGTCTTTGCGGGCCCGCCCTGTTTCAGCGCGGCCGTGCCGGTGACCCGATCGGAGGCAACACATCCGGAACGGCACAGACGACCCGATCGCAGGTGACTTCGATGCACGACTGGCGAGAGCAGGCCGAATGCCGCTCAGAGGATCCCGACCTCTTCTTCCCGATCGGCACCTCGGGCCCGGCACTGATGCAGGCGGAACAGGCGAAGGCGGTCTGCCGGCGCTGCCCGGTGCGTGAACCGTGCCTGGAATGGGCCATGGAGACCGATCAGACGCTCGGGGTGTGGGGCGGGACGAGCGAGACCGAGCGGCGCGCCCTCAAGCGCCGCATCAGGGCCCGGCGCAGTGCCTGACCCGGTGGAACCGGCCTCGCGCAACCGGCGGCCCGGCCGGGCCGCCGGTTGCGCTCCGCGGCCGCTCGGGGCGGCGCCCGTCAGCCGTCCGCGGGCGGCGGCGACGCGGGCAGCCGCAGAGTGAACACACTGCCCGCTCCGGCACGCGCGGCCGCTTCCGCCGTGCCGCCGTGAGCGGCCGTCAACTGGCGCACGATCGCCAGCCCGAGGCCGCTTCCGCCGGTACGGCGGCTGCGTGACTTCTCGGCCCGCCAGAACCGCTCGAAGACATGCGGCAGATCCTCCTCGGCGATGCCCGTGCCGGTGTCGGCGACCGTCAGCACCACCTCCTCGCCGTCCCGTCGCGCGCCCAGCGTGACCGTGCCGCCGGGCGGCGTGTGGCGCACGGCGTTGGCGACGAGGTTGCCGAGCGCCTGCCGCAGCCGTACCGGGTCGGCGTCCAGCCAGGGCAGGCCGTCGGTCTCGGTCCGCAGGGCGACCCCGGCGCCGTCGGCGGCCACCCGGTGGGCGGCGGCGACCTGGGCGAGCAGTTCGTCCGCGGCGACCGGCTCGCGGCGCAGCAGCAGGGTTCCCGCGTCGGCGGCCGCGAGGTCGCGCAGGTCGTCGATGACGCGTTGCAGCACGAGGGCCTCCTCGTGCAGGGCGCCGAGCAGTTCGGCGTCGGGCTCGACCAGTCCGTCGCGCGTGACCTCCAGCCAGCCGCGGATGTTGGTGAGCGGGCTGCGCAGTTCGTGGGCGACGTCGCTGACCAGCGCCTTGCGCTGGGCCTCCAGGCGCTCCCGGCGCTCGGCGAGGTCGTTGAACGCCTCCGCCAGGATCCCGGTCTCGTCCCGTGTCGTGACGGGCACGCGCGCGTGCCGCTCCGGGGGCTGCTGCGCGGCCTCGGTGAGCGCACGCAGGGGCCGCACCAGCCGGGTCGCGACGACGGCGCTCACGGCGACGGTGACGGCCAGCACCAGGCCCGCCGCGCCGAACACCTTCGTCTTGTTGGCCGGCGACATGTCCCACCGTGGCGCGCCGCTGTCCCCGCCGCCGAGGAACAGCTCGGCGACCGGCGCCACGTACGGGTCGAGCTGCGCCCGGCGGGCCTCCTGGAGACAGGCCTGGGCGGCGCGGCCGGATCTGCCCTCGCCCGCCTTGACGAACGCGGGCGCGGGGGTGGCGTCCCGGCCGTCGACAGCGGGGACGCCCGCCCCGAAGTACAGCGGCATGTCCGGATCCAGGCCCTCGCGGACCAGACACGGGCCCGCGTGGGCCTGGAGCACGGTCAGCGCCTTCTGCTCCGTCGGCGTCGGCGTGTCGAGGCGTCCGTCCGCGCACTCCTCGGGCACGTACTCGTCCACCGTGCCGCCGTCGGCCCCGGCGAGCACCGGGCGGCCGGACGGGGTGTGGGCGACGGTCGTCTCGATGCCGTAGCGGGAGAAGCAGCGCCGGCGGGCGCGCGCGACGCCGTCGAGCTTCTGGCGTTCGGGCGGGGTGAGGCGGTAGGGGCCCACGACACGGGGGTCGGTGCCGCTGAGCTGGGCTCCGCGCTCGGTGTAGGTGTCGGTGCGCAGCGGGTCGACGGTCGCGGCGGCGCGCGGCGGCAGCGAGGCGCCCCGCGGCGCGGAGTCGGCGAGGAGGGTGCGGTCCGGGCTCGTCAGGGCGATGCGCCGGCCGGTCCTGGCGGACAGGTCGCGCACCGTGCGCCGCACTCCCGTCCAGTCGGCGTGGGTGGCCGCGTAGCCGCTGAGCCGGGCGAGGATGTCCATGTCGTCGGAGAGCGCCTGGCCCTGCTCCTCGCGCAGCGCGCGGGTCGTGGTGGCGACCGCCAGCCACGCGGTGGCGGCCACCGAGCACACGGCGATCAGCACCGAGGCGCTCAGCAGCCGCACCGACAGCCGTTTGCGCAGCGGTATCCGGGCCCGGCTCCGGCGCGTCACGCGCGGCCGCCGCTGAGTTTGTAGCCGACGCCGAACACGGTCAGCAGCCGTACGGGTCTGCGCGGGTCGGCCTCGATCTTGCGGCGCAGGTTCATGACGTGCACGTCCACGGCCCGTTCGGTGGAGGAACGGTCGAAGCCCCGGGTGCACTGGAGCAACTGGAGCCGGGAGAAGACCCGTTCGGGTTCGGCGGCCATCGCCAGCAGGATCTGGAACTCGGCGGGCGTGCAGTCCACGGGCTCCCCGTCGCAGCGCACCTCGTGCCGCTCGGGATCGACGGCGAGACCGGCGGCCCGTACGACGCGCTCGTCCCGGCGGTCGGCGCCCGCGCGCCCGCTGCGCCGCAGGACGGTGCGGATGCGGGCCATCAGCTCACGCGGGCTGTAGGGCTTGGTCATGTAGTCGTCGGCGCCGAGTTCCAGGCCCAGCAGCACGTCGTCCTCGGCTGCGCGGGCGGTGAGCATCAGCACCGGCAGGTCGTCGTCGCGGCGCAGCACCCGGCACACGCCGAAGCCGTCGATGACCGGCAGCATCAGGTCGAGGACGACGAGGTCCGGCCGGTCGCGCCGCACCGCGTCCAGTGCGGCGGAGCCGTCGTGCACCACGGTGGCGGTGTGCCCCTCGGCGATCAGCGAGCGGCGGATGAGTTCGGCCTGCATCGGGTCGTCCTCGGCCACCAGTACATGAGCGCACACGCCACGACTCCGTTTCCTCAGCGGGCCAGGGAGGCACGGTCGCCCATGACGACCACGGGACGCAGCGCCGGGTCGAGCGTGCGCAGCAGTTGCTTCATGTGCCCCTCGGAGATGCTCACACAGCCGTGGGTGGGCCCGCCGTGGTCGACGTGGAACCAGATGCCGCCGCCGCGGCCCGCGCCGAGCGGCCGGGTCCAGTCGAGCGGCGAAGTGCCGGGCGCGCGGTTGTAGTTGATCGCCACCACGTAGTCGAAGGATCCTTCCAGCGGTTCGCCCTCGAAGCCGGTGCCCGGCGAGTGGAAGCCGGAGCCGTGGTCGTAGGGCAGTCGCGTGCCGGGGTCGGCCAGCAGCCCGCCGGCGTCGGTGAGGCCGTAGACGCCGACGGGCGAGCGCAGGTCGCCGCCCCTGTGCCGGTCGCTCCAGCCGCGCAGCGCGTTGTGCGCGGGCCAGGCCTCGCCGGGCTGCCAGCCGGAGCCGGTGCGCCGGTACAGGACGACCGTGGAGAGCGGCGAGTTCCTGCCGCGGCCGCTCACCACGACCGCCTGCCGGGCGGTGCGGGGAACCGCAGCCCGGGTCCGGGGCCCCAGCCCGGGTATCTCCCGCGCCGGCCCGGC encodes:
- a CDS encoding saccharopine dehydrogenase family protein, giving the protein MRVLLVGAGGVGTAITRIAARRPFFEAMVVADYDPARADAAVAALDGDERFHAERVDASDEAAVTALLARHRCDVLLNATDPRFVMPLFHAARAGGARYVDMAMSLSRPHPERPYEECGVRLGDAQFAEADEWAEAGALALVGMGVEPGLSDVFARYAADELFDEIEEIGVRDGANLTVEGHDFAPSFSIWTTIEECLNPPVVYEADRGWFTTEPFSEPEVFDFPEGIGPVECVNVEHEEVLLVPRWVKARRVTFKYGLGGEFVETLKTLHRLGLDRTAPVTVPGERGPVSVSPRDVVAACLPDPATLGELMHGKTCAGTWVRGIKDGAPREVYLYHVVDNQWSMAEYGSQAVVWQTALNPVVALELLAGGAWSGVGVLGPEAFPARPFLDLLTEYGSPWGLREQ
- a CDS encoding WhiB family transcriptional regulator, encoding MHDWREQAECRSEDPDLFFPIGTSGPALMQAEQAKAVCRRCPVREPCLEWAMETDQTLGVWGGTSETERRALKRRIRARRSA
- a CDS encoding sensor histidine kinase, translating into MTRRSRARIPLRKRLSVRLLSASVLIAVCSVAATAWLAVATTTRALREEQGQALSDDMDILARLSGYAATHADWTGVRRTVRDLSARTGRRIALTSPDRTLLADSAPRGASLPPRAAATVDPLRTDTYTERGAQLSGTDPRVVGPYRLTPPERQKLDGVARARRRCFSRYGIETTVAHTPSGRPVLAGADGGTVDEYVPEECADGRLDTPTPTEQKALTVLQAHAGPCLVREGLDPDMPLYFGAGVPAVDGRDATPAPAFVKAGEGRSGRAAQACLQEARRAQLDPYVAPVAELFLGGGDSGAPRWDMSPANKTKVFGAAGLVLAVTVAVSAVVATRLVRPLRALTEAAQQPPERHARVPVTTRDETGILAEAFNDLAERRERLEAQRKALVSDVAHELRSPLTNIRGWLEVTRDGLVEPDAELLGALHEEALVLQRVIDDLRDLAAADAGTLLLRREPVAADELLAQVAAAHRVAADGAGVALRTETDGLPWLDADPVRLRQALGNLVANAVRHTPPGGTVTLGARRDGEEVVLTVADTGTGIAEEDLPHVFERFWRAEKSRSRRTGGSGLGLAIVRQLTAAHGGTAEAAARAGAGSVFTLRLPASPPPADG
- a CDS encoding response regulator transcription factor, which encodes MCAHVLVAEDDPMQAELIRRSLIAEGHTATVVHDGSAALDAVRRDRPDLVVLDLMLPVIDGFGVCRVLRRDDDLPVLMLTARAAEDDVLLGLELGADDYMTKPYSPRELMARIRTVLRRSGRAGADRRDERVVRAAGLAVDPERHEVRCDGEPVDCTPAEFQILLAMAAEPERVFSRLQLLQCTRGFDRSSTERAVDVHVMNLRRKIEADPRRPVRLLTVFGVGYKLSGGRA
- a CDS encoding L,D-transpeptidase family protein, producing the protein MITHRPRAAMLAACLLLTGCGGAASAGQAHPTAAAAAVGAPASPAPASTAGPAREIPGLGPRTRAAVPRTARQAVVVSGRGRNSPLSTVVLYRRTGSGWQPGEAWPAHNALRGWSDRHRGGDLRSPVGVYGLTDAGGLLADPGTRLPYDHGSGFHSPGTGFEGEPLEGSFDYVVAINYNRAPGTSPLDWTRPLGAGRGGGIWFHVDHGGPTHGCVSISEGHMKQLLRTLDPALRPVVVMGDRASLAR